The Dehalococcoidia bacterium DNA window CGATGGCGCGGTACTCCTCCGGCGAGACGATCGGCAGCGGTTGCAGCCGCGCGACGACGCGCTCGACCAACGCTGCAAACGCTTCCGCCATCGCTCTGCGCCTCAAGGCCCGTACTTTTGTGCGGGGCGCCTCTGAAACTGTACGCCCCGCACCGAGCGCTTACCAGTGCTGGCATTGCGAAAGTCGTGCGAGCGATCAATTCTCGAAGCACTGCAGCGTTCTGCGGGCGGCTGACGTGATCGGCTCTGCTGCACACGCCGCGTAGAATGGGACGGTGCATCATCAATGGGTGAGGCCGGCGGGCACCACCGGGGCTGGCAGCGAACATGCTGAGCACGCAGGCATTGCTCAATCAGCAGGCGCCGCTCTGGCAGCAGGCTACGCGGCATCCCTTCCTCGACGGCGTGCGCGACGGCAGCCTGCCCGCGGCCGCGCTCGATCGCTGGCTGGTGCAGGATGAGCGCTTCGTGGACGCGCTGTTGCGCTTTCAGGCCGCCTTGCTGCCGCGGGCGCCGCGCCCGGATCAGCTCGTGATCGCGCAGGGCCTGCTGGCCCTGGCCGAAGAGCTGCACTGGTTCGAGGGGATCGCCCGCGAGCGCGGTCTGCAACTCGGGGCGCCGTTGCTTCCCGCCTGCCGCGAGTACATCGCCTACCTCGACGAGTTGACCGCCGAGCCGGGCGCCTCCTACCCCACGCTGATCACGGCGCTGTGGACGGCCGAGCGCGCCTATTTCGACGCCTGGCAGGGTGCGCGGCCCGGCGCACCCGCGTTCCGCGCCTTCGTCGAACACTGGACGGTCGCTGCTTTCGCCGAGTACGTCGCCGGCCTGGCGCAAGCGGCGGATCGCGCCCTCGCCGCCGCGCCGGAGGAGCAGAGGGGCGGGGCGGCGGCGTTTCGCCGTGTGGCCGCGCTCGAGCAGGGCTTCTGGCAGATGGCTTTCGCCGGTTGACGCGGACCGGTGAGGATCCTTGCCGGCATTGGCAGCAGGGCTAGCATGGACGCGCGAGCAGAGCGGAGCGGGAGGCCGGCGATGAACGGCGATGACCTGGTGGCACGGGCGCGGGCCAGCGGCGCGCAGCTCGTGCGCTTTCTCTACTGCGACAACGGCAACATGGTGCGCGGCAAGGCGGCGCACCTCTCTGCCCTTGCCTCGGCGGCGGACGCCGGCATCGGCCTGACCGTGGCGATGGCGGGCTTCACCATGGCCGAACACCTCGCCGCCGGCACGGCGCAGGGGCCGGTCGGCGAGGTCCGCCTCGTGCCCGATCCGCGCACGTTTCGTCCGCTGCCCTACAACCCGCGCCAGGCGCGCGTGCTCTGCGACATGCTCACGCTCGAAGGCGAAGCGTGGGAGGCCT harbors:
- a CDS encoding TenA family transcriptional regulator, with protein sequence MLSTQALLNQQAPLWQQATRHPFLDGVRDGSLPAAALDRWLVQDERFVDALLRFQAALLPRAPRPDQLVIAQGLLALAEELHWFEGIARERGLQLGAPLLPACREYIAYLDELTAEPGASYPTLITALWTAERAYFDAWQGARPGAPAFRAFVEHWTVAAFAEYVAGLAQAADRALAAAPEEQRGGAAAFRRVAALEQGFWQMAFAG